In Fusobacterium hwasookii, a single window of DNA contains:
- a CDS encoding autotransporter domain-containing protein encodes MYSKWNGTYKGKGDKAEKYSFEGVFVRGNWWENNVSPDSKAYSKLEISSSGKNSSLTNRRKNLDYGLVKTVPVVDKGVPFIIEPVININTPPLPNLNINPVAVNPNIAFNIPKVNTMSFEEIIVNKIEPNVFEPPALNEVSTGFAQGQEIGLNTNQNYIVSNSTVNLVDNNVNIKIKDTGYEGSGKFSWDGHSDNRSRTNRPAVGGVHGTTDAAYSYIHTAVTPPLTSPIASEYSSNSNSPGLGFLDDSITRTDNKFPMNTNWRPVGDPSRREYGPSSQQVFLNVLTDGFNLDGAGKTLTFENHTTDPWSNTSNGLVRTNTVRVISVNHAYGSVNKTIEFNLNADLRIFGRDGYNDKITTRNPKNANPAPHMTVGIEHQAYGSVAARAINNGTMTLEKNSKKTNSLATYMVGMTAMVEDYGDYGHTLSPNDANANDGIDPTWYLKDGDTDAAGVSSNKWKYRRQAPWESTLENRGSIKVNSIDSIGMDFAEYTFRADLAGTMYQSDNISGSTPNPKGKLPAYNNKGSLNIYARVGNIELNSEDPNGGVYSGIQGSYGLRVPNIFKNADNSQVYYDETVIDGSLNAGNPKGIVANGSHNVGVSISKLITGSDRVRRYHKGELGAQPVDGAKAYLVARPNTDPIGNIYNLNILVNGKENVGLLRKSDYMQGNKYDLGGFMPGLARSKGDFVITDSHVQSIDFSKDAKGGVLFRTDKYGIDLAKNNFTVTAMENKNKDASGNDMYNIVMLANGSVNSVVAGAPAEDNLNANNPVKVKNTKPITIGSTANTGFNMVGLMAYKGGEFQNNSDVTLNTKHSIALVVEGEGVRGANKKGSSGTSNNSNIKVTGNNSIAVYNNGRNYTMNGGEINISGEKNVGVFAAGIPTYDHLGNITGYSNLATTTLNNGSLKVAGKGSVGLYANGGSDIKLNTMTNMLVKENSLLFYGIKHNTDYSQLELVGTNTATIEKGAYAFYFKNSNLLNQVVKAGSSGRLELTLQDGATLNIIEGDGTTPVLLSNIPTVTLNTGTDNEIVPRIVIKAASGNYITTKSTKVNLQMDVDSNLDNKNDRYLNSEFSSSSVTLMTGKTISGSGALTTAHTSAEKVEKAKVAIAQSNVNTLRSAVKLTNNGTINFTGTGMAGIVGEYSEINNNSTINVTGANSTGIISANGSLATNNGTINIGNGGTGLAGINYLGVTATPASSIPTYGNQSIELVHNGKIISTGNTAAIGVLAIDLKSVVDKNGTTHNITNANAAKITLKNGSLIDVSSAARGVGVYSKGLLRNGIMASVIDNGSKIKLNTNGIGLYLEGTELTAAAAGSIESVNNTTAKGIYTDSNINSAKNITLLGDKSIAIHNFGKNSQYGSSNINITNSGKIKLGNSSNRNDPSIGIYTKYANVNHQGTIETGSKSLGIFSDTLLNLNLHSNGSIKVANEGLGVYKKQGTAYINGTITTGNSAAAVYADNNATINNNSTTVSVGDNSFGFIILNNGNNIYNGSASSKFTMGSKSVYLYKTGANGIVNSATTVRSNGISSTAFYAKDGGKITNTGFVDFSNSVGSIGAYASAGEVYNSGNITIGRSDIQNNYYAIGMATQNGGRVVNNLGATINVTGNYGIGMFAEGAGSRAENYGTIDIAGSGELKGAYGMYLNDNAYGLNMGTIKTGRYSNDNQKSASYGVAVLNGATLENRGTIDIDMKNSYGIYIKNGIIKNYGTINVSGAGSVGIRNKDGKDEHGNPITDSSLSAIPVNATNGASGHIDESGVGPQPAVAGSTNISPTGVVTINGKLVPIHDLTPGPNPIVDKNYAFSNVGIYVDTLGRTRPINWVDGFNPSTDNDLIIGAEAAELSTSKAIKIGRNIMSPYLREYQLVAATTRVNLNAISGALTWTAQQIPGASGLPEEVIMAKIPYTDFVTKQENAWNFADGLEQRYGVEPVGSREKEVFNKLNSIGKNERVLLTQAYDEMMGHQYANTQQRVYTTGSILNTEFDYLRNEWRTASKDSNKIKIFGNKGEYKTDTAGVIDYKYNAYGVAYVHESEDIKLGRGIGWYTGIVENTFKFKDIGNSKEKQLQAKVGLLKSVPFDDNNSLNWTISGDIFAGYNKMHRKFLVVNEIFNARSRYYTYGIGLKNELAKEFRLSESFVLRPYGSLRVEYGKISKIREKSGEIKLEVKNTDYVSIKPELGVQLGFKHFFGRRLFTTTLGVAYENELGRIANAKNKGRVADTTADWFNIRGDKEDRKGNVKTDLTFGLDNTRIGVTANIGYDTKGENLRGGLGLRIIF; translated from the coding sequence ATGTATAGCAAATGGAATGGTACATATAAAGGAAAAGGAGACAAGGCTGAAAAATATTCTTTTGAAGGGGTATTTGTAAGAGGAAATTGGTGGGAAAATAATGTTTCTCCTGATAGTAAAGCATATTCAAAATTAGAAATAAGTAGTTCAGGAAAAAATTCATCATTAACAAATAGAAGAAAAAATCTAGACTATGGTTTAGTTAAAACAGTACCTGTTGTAGATAAAGGAGTTCCATTTATAATTGAGCCAGTTATAAATATAAATACACCTCCTTTACCTAATTTGAATATAAATCCAGTAGCAGTTAATCCAAATATTGCTTTTAATATTCCTAAAGTAAATACAATGAGCTTTGAAGAAATTATAGTAAATAAGATAGAACCAAATGTATTTGAGCCACCTGCATTAAATGAAGTATCAACTGGTTTCGCACAAGGACAAGAAATAGGATTAAATACAAACCAAAACTATATTGTATCTAATAGTACTGTTAACTTAGTAGATAATAATGTTAATATAAAAATTAAAGATACAGGTTATGAAGGAAGTGGAAAATTTTCTTGGGATGGACATAGTGATAACAGATCAAGAACAAATAGACCAGCTGTAGGTGGAGTTCATGGTACTACAGATGCAGCATATAGCTATATTCATACAGCTGTAACACCACCTCTTACATCTCCTATTGCAAGTGAATATTCATCAAATAGCAATAGTCCAGGTTTAGGTTTTTTAGATGATTCAATAACAAGAACAGATAACAAGTTCCCTATGAATACTAACTGGAGACCTGTAGGAGATCCTAGTCGTAGAGAATATGGTCCATCTTCGCAACAAGTATTTTTAAATGTTTTAACAGATGGTTTTAATTTAGATGGTGCAGGAAAAACCTTAACATTTGAAAACCATACAACTGATCCATGGTCAAATACTTCTAATGGTTTAGTTAGAACTAATACAGTAAGAGTAATAAGTGTAAACCATGCTTATGGAAGTGTAAATAAAACAATAGAGTTTAACTTAAATGCTGATTTAAGGATTTTTGGTAGAGATGGATACAATGATAAAATTACAACAAGAAACCCTAAGAATGCAAATCCAGCACCTCATATGACAGTGGGGATAGAGCATCAAGCTTATGGTTCTGTTGCAGCAAGAGCAATAAATAATGGCACAATGACATTAGAAAAAAATAGTAAGAAAACAAATAGTCTTGCAACATATATGGTAGGTATGACAGCTATGGTGGAAGATTATGGTGATTATGGGCATACTTTAAGTCCTAATGATGCAAATGCAAATGATGGAATAGATCCAACTTGGTATTTAAAAGATGGAGATACAGATGCAGCAGGAGTTTCAAGTAACAAATGGAAATATAGAAGACAAGCACCTTGGGAATCTACCCTTGAAAACAGAGGAAGTATAAAAGTAAATTCAATAGACAGTATAGGTATGGACTTTGCTGAGTATACTTTTAGAGCAGATCTTGCAGGAACAATGTATCAGTCTGACAATATATCTGGTTCAACACCTAATCCAAAAGGTAAGTTACCAGCTTATAATAATAAAGGTTCATTAAACATTTATGCAAGAGTAGGTAATATAGAATTGAATAGTGAGGATCCTAATGGAGGAGTATATTCAGGAATTCAAGGAAGTTATGGTTTAAGAGTTCCTAATATTTTTAAAAATGCAGATAACTCACAAGTATACTATGATGAAACTGTTATAGATGGAAGTTTAAATGCTGGAAATCCAAAAGGAATTGTAGCAAATGGTAGCCACAATGTAGGTGTATCTATATCAAAATTAATAACAGGTTCAGATAGAGTTCGTAGATATCATAAAGGGGAATTAGGAGCACAACCTGTAGATGGAGCAAAAGCATATTTAGTAGCAAGACCAAATACAGATCCTATAGGAAATATCTATAATCTTAATATCTTAGTTAATGGAAAAGAAAATGTGGGACTATTGAGAAAATCTGATTATATGCAAGGAAATAAGTATGATCTTGGTGGTTTTATGCCAGGACTTGCAAGATCTAAAGGTGATTTTGTTATAACAGACTCACATGTACAATCTATAGATTTTTCAAAAGATGCAAAAGGTGGAGTTCTATTTAGAACAGATAAGTATGGAATAGATCTTGCTAAGAATAATTTTACTGTTACAGCTATGGAAAATAAAAATAAAGATGCTTCTGGGAATGATATGTATAATATAGTTATGCTTGCAAATGGAAGTGTTAATAGTGTTGTAGCTGGAGCACCAGCAGAAGACAACCTTAATGCAAATAATCCTGTAAAAGTTAAGAACACAAAACCTATAACAATAGGTTCAACTGCAAACACAGGTTTTAACATGGTAGGGCTTATGGCATATAAAGGTGGGGAATTTCAAAATAATTCTGATGTGACATTAAATACAAAACACTCAATAGCCTTAGTTGTAGAAGGTGAAGGAGTAAGAGGAGCAAACAAAAAAGGAAGTTCAGGTACAAGTAACAATAGTAATATAAAAGTAACTGGAAATAATTCTATTGCTGTCTATAATAATGGAAGAAACTACACAATGAATGGTGGAGAAATAAATATTTCAGGTGAGAAAAATGTGGGAGTATTTGCAGCAGGAATACCAACATATGATCACTTAGGAAATATTACAGGTTATTCTAATTTAGCTACAACTACTTTAAATAATGGTAGTCTAAAAGTAGCTGGTAAAGGAAGTGTTGGTCTATATGCAAATGGTGGTTCTGATATTAAATTAAATACTATGACTAACATGTTAGTAAAAGAGAATTCTTTATTATTTTATGGTATAAAACATAATACTGATTATTCTCAACTTGAACTTGTAGGAACTAATACAGCTACTATAGAAAAGGGTGCTTATGCATTTTATTTCAAAAATTCAAATTTACTAAATCAAGTAGTTAAAGCAGGAAGTTCAGGAAGATTAGAGCTAACTTTACAAGATGGAGCAACTTTAAATATTATTGAAGGAGATGGAACAACTCCAGTATTGTTATCAAATATTCCTACTGTTACATTAAATACAGGTACAGATAATGAAATAGTACCTAGAATTGTTATAAAAGCAGCATCAGGAAATTATATAACAACTAAATCAACAAAAGTAAATCTTCAAATGGATGTAGATTCTAATTTAGATAATAAGAATGATAGATATTTGAATTCTGAATTTTCATCATCTAGTGTTACTTTAATGACTGGAAAAACTATAAGTGGTTCAGGAGCATTAACAACAGCACATACAAGTGCTGAAAAGGTTGAAAAAGCTAAGGTTGCAATAGCTCAATCAAATGTAAACACTTTAAGAAGTGCAGTAAAATTAACTAACAATGGAACAATCAACTTTACTGGAACTGGTATGGCTGGTATTGTTGGGGAATATTCTGAAATAAATAATAATTCAACTATTAATGTTACAGGAGCTAATTCAACTGGTATAATTTCTGCTAATGGTTCATTAGCTACAAATAATGGAACTATTAATATAGGAAATGGTGGTACAGGACTTGCTGGAATTAATTATCTAGGTGTAACAGCTACACCAGCTTCATCAATTCCAACTTATGGAAATCAATCAATTGAATTAGTACATAATGGAAAAATAATTTCAACTGGTAATACTGCAGCAATAGGGGTACTTGCGATTGATTTAAAATCTGTTGTTGATAAGAATGGAACTACTCATAATATAACTAATGCTAATGCAGCAAAAATTACATTAAAAAATGGATCTTTAATTGATGTTTCGTCTGCAGCAAGAGGAGTTGGAGTATACTCAAAAGGTCTATTAAGAAATGGTATAATGGCAAGTGTTATAGATAATGGATCTAAAATAAAATTGAATACTAATGGTATAGGTCTATACTTAGAAGGAACAGAACTTACAGCAGCGGCAGCTGGAAGTATTGAATCTGTAAATAATACTACTGCAAAAGGGATTTATACAGACTCTAATATTAATAGTGCTAAAAATATAACATTACTTGGAGATAAATCTATTGCTATTCACAACTTTGGAAAGAATTCTCAATATGGTTCAAGCAATATTAACATCACTAATAGTGGAAAAATTAAATTAGGAAATTCTTCTAACAGAAATGACCCAAGTATAGGAATATATACTAAATATGCAAATGTCAATCATCAAGGTACTATTGAAACAGGAAGTAAAAGTTTAGGAATTTTCTCTGATACTCTTTTAAATCTTAATCTTCATTCTAATGGTTCAATAAAAGTTGCAAATGAAGGTTTAGGAGTATATAAAAAACAAGGAACTGCTTATATAAATGGAACTATTACAACTGGAAATTCTGCAGCAGCAGTTTATGCAGATAATAATGCAACTATTAATAATAATTCTACAACTGTTAGTGTTGGAGATAATTCTTTTGGTTTTATAATATTAAACAATGGAAATAATATCTATAATGGTTCAGCTTCATCTAAATTTACTATGGGTTCTAAGAGTGTGTATCTATATAAAACTGGAGCAAATGGAATAGTTAATAGTGCTACAACAGTAAGATCAAATGGTATTAGTAGTACAGCCTTCTATGCAAAAGATGGTGGAAAAATAACTAATACAGGATTTGTTGATTTCTCTAACTCAGTAGGAAGTATTGGAGCTTATGCTTCAGCAGGAGAAGTATACAATAGCGGAAATATAACTATTGGTAGATCTGATATACAAAATAATTATTATGCAATAGGTATGGCAACACAAAATGGTGGAAGAGTAGTTAATAACTTAGGTGCTACTATAAATGTTACTGGAAACTATGGAATAGGTATGTTTGCAGAAGGAGCAGGAAGTAGAGCTGAAAACTATGGTACTATTGATATAGCAGGAAGTGGCGAATTAAAAGGTGCTTATGGAATGTATCTTAATGATAATGCCTATGGATTAAATATGGGTACTATCAAAACTGGAAGATATAGTAATGATAACCAAAAATCTGCATCATATGGAGTAGCTGTTTTAAATGGTGCTACATTAGAAAATAGAGGAACTATTGATATAGATATGAAAAATTCATATGGTATCTATATTAAAAATGGTATCATTAAAAACTATGGAACTATAAATGTTTCTGGTGCAGGTTCTGTTGGTATAAGAAATAAAGATGGAAAGGATGAACATGGTAATCCTATAACAGATTCAAGCTTAAGTGCTATTCCTGTTAATGCAACCAATGGGGCAAGTGGACATATAGATGAGAGTGGAGTTGGTCCTCAACCAGCAGTAGCAGGAAGTACAAATATTTCTCCAACTGGAGTTGTTACTATTAATGGAAAGCTTGTTCCTATCCATGATCTAACACCAGGTCCTAATCCAATTGTAGATAAAAACTATGCATTCTCAAATGTTGGAATTTATGTTGATACATTAGGAAGAACTAGACCTATCAACTGGGTAGATGGATTCAATCCATCAACTGATAATGATTTAATTATTGGAGCAGAAGCGGCTGAACTTTCAACAAGTAAGGCAATAAAGATTGGTCGAAATATAATGAGTCCATACTTAAGAGAATATCAATTAGTGGCAGCAACAACAAGAGTAAACTTAAATGCTATTTCTGGTGCATTGACATGGACTGCTCAACAAATACCAGGAGCTTCAGGTTTACCAGAAGAAGTTATAATGGCTAAGATTCCATACACAGACTTTGTTACAAAACAAGAAAATGCTTGGAATTTTGCTGATGGATTAGAACAAAGATATGGAGTTGAACCAGTAGGCTCAAGAGAAAAAGAAGTATTTAATAAATTAAATAGTATTGGTAAAAATGAACGTGTACTATTAACACAAGCTTATGATGAAATGATGGGACACCAATATGCAAATACTCAACAAAGAGTTTATACAACTGGATCTATTCTAAACACTGAGTTTGATTATTTAAGAAATGAATGGAGAACTGCTTCTAAAGATTCAAATAAGATAAAAATATTTGGAAATAAAGGAGAGTATAAAACAGATACAGCTGGTGTAATTGATTATAAATATAATGCTTATGGAGTAGCTTATGTTCATGAAAGTGAAGATATTAAGTTAGGAAGAGGCATTGGTTGGTACACAGGTATAGTTGAAAACACATTCAAATTCAAAGATATTGGAAACTCAAAAGAAAAACAATTACAAGCAAAAGTAGGATTGTTAAAATCAGTTCCATTTGATGATAATAATAGCTTAAATTGGACAATATCAGGAGATATCTTTGCTGGATACAATAAAATGCACAGAAAATTCTTGGTTGTAAATGAAATATTTAATGCTAGATCTAGATACTACAC